In Elephas maximus indicus isolate mEleMax1 chromosome 7, mEleMax1 primary haplotype, whole genome shotgun sequence, the following proteins share a genomic window:
- the LOC126079335 gene encoding olfactory receptor 481-like, giving the protein MEPRNQTAVTEFIILGLTDDPTLCSIFFVIFLGVYVVTIWGNFSTIILIRSSPQLHTPMYLFLCHLAFVDIGYSTSATPLMIVSFLRERTAIPVAGCIAQLGSDVIFGTAECFLLASLAYDRYMAISSPLLYSTHMSPGVCIILLVASYLGGCVNASLCTGCLMSLTFCGPNKINHFFCDLPPLVKLSCTHIYMAEISPAISAGSIIVITLFIIVVSYVYILHAILKMRSTEGRHKAFSTCTSHLTVVTLFYGPVTFVYVIPKSSHSSDYVKVVSVFYTVVIPMLNPLIYSLRNKEVKEAMRKLMARTRWSF; this is encoded by the coding sequence ATGGAGCCAAGAAACCAGACAGCAGTGACAGAGTTCATTATCTTGGGGTTAACAGATGATCCTACACTTTGTTCCATCTTCTTTGTGATTTTTCTAGGAGTCTATGTTGTTaccatatggggcaatttcaGCACAATCATCTTAATCCGAAGCAGCCCTCAGCTTCACACCCCAATGTACCTTTTCCTTTGccatttggcttttgtggacaTCGGGTATTCCACATCAGCCACACCTCTCATGATTGTGAGTTTCTTAAGAGAAAGAACTGCCATCCCTGTTGCTGGCTGTATAGCCCAGCTTGGCTCTGATGTTATCTTTGGGACAGCTGAGTGCTTCCTGCTGGCTTCCCTGGCCTACGATCGCTATATGGCCATCTCCTCCCCACTtctctactccacacacatgtcTCCTGGAGTCTGCATCATCTTACTGGTTGCTTCCTATCTCGGTGGGTGTGTGAATGCTTCATTGTGTACTGGCTGTTTAATGAGCCTGACTTTCTGTGGCCCAAATAAAAttaaccacttcttctgtgaccttCCACCACTAGTGAAGCTTTCTTGTACCCATATTTATATGGCTGAAATATCCCCTGCCATCTCAGCTGGGTCTATCATTGTAATCACGCTGTTTATCATAGTTGTTTCATATGTCTACATCCTCCACGCCATCCTGAAGATGCGCTCTACAGAGGGACGGCACAAAGCCTTCTCTACCTGCACTTCCCACCTCACTGTagtcactttgttttatgggccagttACATTTGTTTATGTCATACCAAAGTCAAGCCACTCATCTGACTATGTTAAAGTGGTGTCTGTGTTTTACACGGTGGTGATCCCCATGTTGAACCCCCTTATTTACAGTCTGAGAAACAAGGAGGTCAAAGAGGCCATGAGAAAATTGATGGCTAGGACACGTTGGTCTTTTTGA